A stretch of DNA from Malus sylvestris chromosome 9, drMalSylv7.2, whole genome shotgun sequence:
TTTGTTATGCATAGGCCATgttttaagtttgggggtgtgatatccacacgctcatttttacttcttacacaccgttttaattttcggccgtcggatcggataaattgaagaagatcaaaggacaaaaatcaacaaagggtgtgtgagaagcaaaaatgagtgtgtgagaagtaaaaataagtttattgttttctttcttggtAACAAAGGAACAATAGCCAAGCGCCGTGTCTCGCCTTGATTGAACGATGACCGAGTAGAATTGCAGTACTGCGGCCCTCACAAAGATGTACAAGATATTTCAAGCGGAGATTTTGAAATAAGGTCTCACTAAATTAAGTTTTTCTGATACataagtaattttatttattttttatttttattttgcaaaaaaaaaaattattaattgttTCATATGTCCACGTGGGGCCTCAATGCTACGTTTTTTTGCATAGTTATCGTTCAGTTAAGCGCAACGTCATACTTTAACAGAGCTCCTGACGCCAGTCTAATAGAAGTATGAATCTATGagcaaaatataattttagttATGAAAGTAATACGAAAAAAGTTAAGGGTAGCAAAGTGCGAATTTCACAATACATGAGAGTAGTAAAATGAGAATTAGTGGGCCGGGATCctgccacatcatcagttaacggttAGGCTAACATGAGTATCAAAATGGTAGAAAAATCACACTTTACGTATAAAAGTGAGACAAAAAAAGTTTGTGCAATAAAATCAGATTTTGACGAAACTTGAGAGCAATAAAGTTAGAATTatccattttttaatttatgaagagtgaaatttaaacttatgtGCGAGGGAGTAagcacactatcttaatcaactaatcaaacaagtttttctttccttttctaaTGGAAacttgtattaattttatttttcttttcgaatATTACCGAACGAAAAAGGAGAATTGAATTTGAGAACTCAGTGTGAGTGTTCGATTGACATACAAAGATATTATGAGAGTAATCAACTTGTAAACATTGAGGGGGGTTGGTGGTTATAACTTGTATGTCAAAACAATCGACATTGAGGGTGTCAAAACAATCGACATTGAGGGGTCATCTCAAGATAGATACTTGTGTCAATTACGAGGGACCAAGTCCCAAATGTTAATGGAAACCTACCACCtccaaagctttttttttttaatttaatttttttatttttatacaatgATATATATGTGATCGAAAGGTCACATGTTTGAATTGTGGAAACAATCTCTTTGAAAAAGTAAGAATAAAGCTGCATACGATAGACATTCCTACCGATTCTCGCAAAAGTGGGAGTTTTGTTGGCTTAAGGTTGCCTTttatacaatgatatatttacactaactCACTAAGGAGTGGAGAAAATAATTATAAACAAATTTGTCACTCCAAACTTAAGATGTCTCCAACTAGTAGAgatgaatatcactaaaccgtatTATTAAGTGATGCTCCAAAACTGTCTTAGCTTCTTTTACTCCAGAACCCAACAGGATCATCTCCAGAtactctttgtgaggatttcgtGGATATGTGAATTGTGTTCATTCATCGTTTatcgtgcagtcagttttcGACAGATACTATTTttgttcaattaaaaaaaattaaataacttatgaccgcacaatataagatgaacggacacgattcatGCATCAAAGAGAATCCGAATTCGTCCGGAACTATCATGATTGCTTTCTGTGTTGAAGCCAAACAAGGCCTAAACTTAACCACTTATTTTCCCAGTCCAATTACAATGTGAGCCCAAGAATAACAGTCAAAACTAAAACCCTATCGAGCCCAATTTTTGAGCCCAAATCATCACTACAATTCTCAATCCCTACTCTCtccaaaaaccctaaacccccaAAAGGTCGTATCTTTCCTGAATTTTGATTCCCTCGCCTTAAAACCCTAGCAAAACATCGTTActtcctctcttccttctccTCTGCTCATTCTCTTCCTCCGCCTCCATGGCCGCCACCACTCCAGCGCCTCCACCTTCCACCACAAAACCCACCAAATCGATCACCAAGACGGTGAGGAAAGCCGTAAACGCCCTCATCAAATGGCGGAACGACAAGCTGCAGACCCAGAACCCCGATCTCTTGGAATCCGACGAGTTCGCCTACCTGGTTCTCACCCTCAAGAAAACCCCCCCAAAGGGTCGCGTCAACGCCTACAAAATTCCCCTCCCAAATCCCCTGCATTCCCAACTCTCCGAGCTCTGCCTCATATACGACGACGGACCCAAGTCCAACCTCACGAAGGACTTCATCGAGAAGAAAATCAAGGCCGAAAACATAACCGTGTCGAAAATcttgaagctttcgaagctcaAGAGCGATTACGTGCCCTTTGAGGCCAAGAGGAAACTGATGTATTCGTATGATATGTTTCTGGCTGATAAGCGGATTGTGCCGTTGCTGCCAAAGTTTTTGGGGAAGCATTTCTTTAAGAAAAAGAAGATTCCGGTGCCGGTGGACTTGGAGCACAAGAATTGGAAGGAGCAGGTGGATAAGATTTGTGGGTCGGCTTTGTTGTACTTGAGTACAGGGACGTGTAGCGTGGTGAGGGTAGCGAAGGTTTCGATGAGCGTTGATGAGATTGTGGCGAATGTGGTTGCGGCGATTGATGGGATTGTGGAGATTGTGCCTAAGAACTGGGGAGGTGTGAGGTCTTttcatttgaagttgttggaatCGCTTGCATTGCCAGTTTATCAGGCGGTTCCGGATGTGACATTGAAGATTGAGGAAGAGAAGGTGGTTGAGGAAGGTGCAGAGGAGGTGAAGGAGGTTGTTAAGAATGAGAGCAAGGATTTGAAGAGTGAGAAGAAGAGTAAG
This window harbors:
- the LOC126583429 gene encoding uncharacterized protein LOC126583429 yields the protein MAATTPAPPPSTTKPTKSITKTVRKAVNALIKWRNDKLQTQNPDLLESDEFAYLVLTLKKTPPKGRVNAYKIPLPNPLHSQLSELCLIYDDGPKSNLTKDFIEKKIKAENITVSKILKLSKLKSDYVPFEAKRKLMYSYDMFLADKRIVPLLPKFLGKHFFKKKKIPVPVDLEHKNWKEQVDKICGSALLYLSTGTCSVVRVAKVSMSVDEIVANVVAAIDGIVEIVPKNWGGVRSFHLKLLESLALPVYQAVPDVTLKIEEEKVVEEGAEEVKEVVKNESKDLKSEKKSKKKGRIHEVRYLDSNVGEVLDDDELGIVGDVHIGEGKQSENDEPGSGELGKKKRKKEKVGGESKGEKRLKKSAKAKDDAELNGEKVLGEKNSEKKLKGSVKAEEEDGAIVKNEKDGLSSKEKKKDATKKKADDLSAKGEESVGKKEKRKSEESAGKKEKRKSEDEKLKGTEAKLKKSKRSKKAAE